CAAggtggagcctaggtaaaactgagaaagaaaatctcctttatttttgtggttgtcacggtatacatcagaggtcgggattacgaggtcggatctctaccgctccggaccggtttttgcctgtttgtgtgatagggccagaggtcgggtttacaagatcaggccttgaccgctctggactcacacgtaggcgccacgctattacaaaggaggaactctcttagtcctttcttaggagtaacctacggctgcatgctatacagcatGTTCTTCTTTGGTTGGAAGCGGTACCGCTCCTTCTGGGTTCTTTATGGtcgtcggaggtgaaggcgccctggatgtgcctgaactgcatcatccagcatcacctcgggagctcgggggggccactccttgcctaagagttgtcatatgcttaggtagcatgagacaaattctttggctttgaatggaagaggccccatGCCGTCGTCGTCTGCCACCGGAAGCCTGCCCGCCTGCCGCTCACTGCGGCAGAATCTGGACTTCCGCAGCATCGCAGCACGAGATTGGGTGCTCGTATGGACGAGCACGGagtgtggagaagggcggtcgctCGCcagcttgtccttggtgctcacgcctgggcccccgcgcctggtggcggggtcctctctgcagcagcaccaagagCCTGGGGCGGTGCCGGAGACGACACGAcgacacggtcaacttcctccgggatggccgtcggctccaggctctatgttgagagaaagccttgagccgacgccatacCGCCGCAGAGGAAGCATGActgttgcttgagagaaaaccttgagtcgacgtaggggtaacagcgcccagcggcgcctccgctgtgcgttgCTGCGCCGGCTTTGAGGTGTCGCAGCGGCGACGCACAACAGACGCcgctgtcgtgcgccgccgcaccgtggGTGTTGGTGCCCCGGTGCCACGGCATGTGGCGTGGGTGACGCCCTGCCTCCCTTCATTTTCTCGTTGgctgttgcagaggatgaacacggccccagAAGCATGAAGATCCAACCAGCGCCTgactccccacggacggcgccaaatgtcgtgggatttctagggtacccacagccgggtggcggagcgcacccgcctattcctagtgagggaggactcggggaagtactttggcgattgggctgatctagctttgagacaagcacacaagaacacaagatttagagtggttcgggccgccgaagcgtaataccctacgtccactgggagaactattattcttggttgtgtatgaacctatcctctgccgggtcttggctttcaccagcctgaggttttcttctagcgggcgccccccttttatagaccaaggggtgcggatacataggacgttgggccccgacaagtgaGCCCAACgtactgtgcagcatactgcgaagagtactcaaatggctacagtggttgcgaatctttcctccgatatgcttccatgtcCTGCTGACTCTCTGACGaaaggaggtcttctcttgtcccgtcaacaAGGCGCCCGTTGTGGggacgtagcttgcggcgtggcctatTGAGGCTATTAGGTAGGCGttataatgggtgaagccgagccgtcgtatccatctgttatggcagactgataggcgcggcgtgggcggcgccagcagctccactatgcaccttggtaatacgcgatcaatagtgccccctggtcaaagtatcgcctcggcttctgctgcaTCAATGCGGGCGTCCAActaccacaatgaatgcagtggagggtgaggcttagtatggagaccaagcggccttgtatacgtgtctgtgcttgtagacacgtgtcggctccggaccacctcgAGGCAGGgtgtcgacttcttcccttagtgaggggtccggttactatacaggtggtccggactcctcgggaggtccggagccccggctgtttgGGCTGAGCGCCTGCCTCTTTCGGGACACGCGGCATTCCTGGACCTTTCCCAGTCGTGAGacaggtccgggaccgttgtcgatagaacaggactccggaccacaggggtccggctgtttggacgtagtcaaggataactacaaggcccttgcctagacacagcaagagggggtaccccagtcctggtgTACCGAcaacagtgcagccgcctgcgcagCACCCGAGCAGGGCCGTCTgctgcattaattggatacgacggcacgtcacttttccatcatgccgcctacgccgcaagctacacggcccgttcagctacgtggcaggcgacgccgctagctacgcctggcgccgtttcgacaagacagcgcctggacatgctgaacgggggattcCATGAGCGGGCAAGGAGATCCAGAGAGAGATCTCcctcgcctgcaacgccataatgtatgaacaatacGTTATTTTATTCTACATCATTGTGCCCAACTGTCGGGGACccagcagccatgtacgcgcctcccttgagatataaggGGGGGCGCTCGCTGCACAAGGGAGAACACACACAGAcgcacgctggactcagctccaaAACTCTTCAGTCTTGAgcagcacacagtggacgtagggtattgcgcttcggcggcccgaaccactctaaacctgttgtgttcatcgtgttctagagcgagatcgaactagtcgctagctaaccccTGAGTACTCACCTTCTGGGCATAGGCAGGTGTAtttcgccacccggctgtggtttgccacaccacgacaaaaCTGCTAAACAGTCACATGTTCTGGCTTCTGGCTAGAATTCGGGTTGGAAATTGGAGGAAGAACCGCGATGGCCTTAGATGGTACGGTATACCCTTCGACAATCCGGTGTcccgtttttctttttttttcagtgcGTGATCACCATGCGGCACCATGCAAATGGAACAACGCATCCATCAGCCATCATGAGAATatgagatggagatggagatccaGCAAGAGCCAGGGTCCTGCCTAGCCTGAGTCCCCCAGCTCCGGCTGAAATTCCCGGTCCTGGGAACGGAAGCCCCAGCCCAAGCCGGAAAACCGACGCGATCTCGTGCCGTTTCCTCTGAACTTCTGAAGAAAAACACCCGGCCGGAGAACGCGAACGTCCCCTGACTAAAAAAACTCAGACATGGTGGCGAAGGCGACGTCGCGCGCTCTGGTCTCTTCGTTCCGGGAGCGCAACGAGTGGCCCTCCTCTCCCGCCGTCCCCCGGGCCTCCAAACCCCACCGGACCCTCAATCCAGACTCCCATCCATCCGCTGACGAAGTGGGTCCGGAAAAACGATGGCCCACGCGTCGGTGAAGTACCCGGACGGCCAAGGGCGAGCACGGGGCGACGGGAAACtaccgggtcgtcgtcgtccaccTCCCCCCGTGCTCCGCCCTTAATGGCGCGCTAATCAGCGAGCTTAACCCCACCGGCTCGGGCGAGCGCCAGTGTGCttgacgcagcggcggcgtcacATGGGGGTGGGGGGGTGTGGGCGCTTGTACGCTAGCCATTAATACGGCAGGTCGCCCATCCcatcgcggccgccgcggccgcctcccgTCTCCCCCCGCTCAGGCttaaatccccccccccccccccccccccccgcgttcCGGTCGCGCaccccacccccgccgcgcctcccgtcgcttcctccgccgctcgccgccgcgctcccgtTCGTGCTGGTGGGCGGCCGGCCCCGTCGAGGAGATGGACTCGGTCATGGCCGCccccgacgcgccgccgcaggccgtcGTGCtcgtctccgccggcgccagCCATTCCGTCGCGCTGCTCAGTAAGTCTGGCCGCCTACCCCGCGCATTTCGTCGAGCACGGCTGTGGGGGTCGCTGACAAGTGGCCGTgtctgccttttttttttccttctgtgTCTGCTTGCCAGCGGGCAATGCGCTGTGCTCGTGGGGCAGGGGCGAGGACGGGCAGCTCGGGCACGGCGACGCGGAGGACCGGCTCGTGCCCACGGTGCTGAGCGGCTTCGACGCGCCCGGGATCGCGTCGGTCATCTGCGGCGCCGACCACACCACCGCCTACTCCGAGGAGGAGCTGCAGGTCTACAGCTGGGGGTGGGGAGACTTCGGGAGGCTGGGGCATGGCAACTCCACCGACGTCTTCACGCCCCAGCCGGTCAAGGCGCTGCAGGGGCTCAAGATCAAGCAGATTGCCTGCGGGGACAGCCATTGTCTCGCCGTCACCATGGCCGGAGAAGTGCAGAGGTGAGACGGCTACTAACCGTTAAAACCGGTGGGAGTGTTTGAGAAATTGCTTGATCATCAGTGCTATCAAGCTTCACATCGTAGTATTCTCGGTTGCTCTATCTGAGTTTTGCACTTACCATTCTTTATTATGTGATCCTTATATTTGTTTATTTGCAGTTGGGGCCGTAACCAAAATGGACAGCTAGGCCTTGGAACTACTGAAGACTCGCTGCTCCCACAGAAGATTCAGGCTTTTGAGGTAAAAAATGGTATATGCCAAAATCTTCGTATAGGGAGATTTGCATCATACTAGGAAGAGTTTTTGGGCTACCTTATTGCACTTTGACACTTGTTCAATGCAGCGGACTTCGCGCATATCATGTTTATATAAATCATGACTATGAGTTGGAAGTGTCAGATTCATATCTTACTTGATGTGCAACAATATATTAGCTATAATCATGAGGCAAACTATATCTGTGCTGTCACTATGTTCACCAGTAATGGTGATGTGAACATCGGCCCTCATCCATTACATCTTGTTCCTTCTGGAGGAGAACTATCACCATTTGTCAATGTCCTGTGCGATGCAGTTAAGTGCTTATGGTCATATGTTTGTAGGGTGTTTGTGTCAAAATGATTGCTGCCGGTGCCGAACATACTTCCGCTGTAACTGAAGATGGCGACCTCTATGGATGGGGTTGGGGTCGATATGGAAACCTAGGTCTTGGGGACCGTAATGATCGTCTGTTTCCGGAAAAAGTATCTTCTGTGGAGGTAAATCATCTAATTGACTCGCCCTTTTAGTTTAAAGCAACATGTCCACTCAACTGATGTTCTACTAACACCTTCCGCACTTGATACTGCATGAAGTTTTGAAAGACAGTACTGCAAAATTGATCGTTCCATCTTGGACCTGTTACAAACCAAAATACACTCATTATTCTTTACTTGATCCCTGAGACATGTCAGCTGGGCATATATTCAGCTGTGAGTTACTCATTTCCTTTCTGGATCCATGCTGTCATCTTGAAACATCCCTCAACCAAAATCACCCTCGGAAGACAATCTTTTTTTCATGATAGAAACCCTCAAAGTAGATGCAATTCTTTTAGCTGATTAATCCGAAGTCTTTGTTCTTGTCTAGACTTTATCCAAATGATTTCTTTGAAATATAAGCATGGAATACTACCAATTTATCTTTCCCAGTCCTGACAAAGTAAAACAATAGTGTGCCATCATCCAAACACATAACAGATGTTAAATATCTGATTTATTGGTCCCATTGTTAGTGAAAAGGTTGCTCCTTACTCTAATAAGTATTCCCTCTGGTTTTGAATATATGGCGCTTATGAGAAGCTAATTAGTAAATAGATGTTTATCACTCGCTATGGGAAACAAATCTTAGCAAACTTATCTCAGAATTTATTTCCCCTGCATCTTGATCTTACTAATTCTTTCAATAAGTTAGGGTTAATTTCACAAGGATATGGTCATTAGGTTCTGTTCTCATATAtggtttttctttttaatattGTTTCTCTTTGTTGTTGTTCCAGGTTGTTCTATATTCTTATGTTTTGCCTTTTTGTAGGGTGAGAAAATGGTGCTTGTTGCATGTGGATGGCGCCATACCATTACTGTTTCTGAATCTGGTACTATGTACACTTACGGTTGGAGCAAATATGGTCAACTGGGACATGGTGATTTTGAAGATCATTTAGTTCCACATAAACTTGAATCTTTAAAAGATAGCACTATATCCCAGGTAAAAGCTCATAGCCACATTCTCAGACATGGTTTCATGAAGGGTTAATACAATTACACACTTAGTTTTCCCCTTTTGTAGGCTTTAGAAAGGTACTGCCTTCCAGCGTAGGCAGACATAGACATAACTTATGCTGGAAACTTGAAGAATGCACTTTTTACATGTTGTCTATAGGCTAAACGttcttttatataaaaaaagttAGGAAGTCTCcccaaaaaataaaaacctattATATGCTACAACTCCTTAGCTAAAAAAACGTCAGAT
This sequence is a window from Panicum virgatum strain AP13 chromosome 7K, P.virgatum_v5, whole genome shotgun sequence. Protein-coding genes within it:
- the LOC120641035 gene encoding ultraviolet-B receptor UVR8-like, which translates into the protein MDSVMAAPDAPPQAVVLVSAGASHSVALLTGNALCSWGRGEDGQLGHGDAEDRLVPTVLSGFDAPGIASVICGADHTTAYSEEELQVYSWGWGDFGRLGHGNSTDVFTPQPVKALQGLKIKQIACGDSHCLAVTMAGEVQSWGRNQNGQLGLGTTEDSLLPQKIQAFEGVCVKMIAAGAEHTSAVTEDGDLYGWGWGRYGNLGLGDRNDRLFPEKVSSVEGEKMVLVACGWRHTITVSESGTMYTYGWSKYGQLGHGDFEDHLVPHKLESLKDSTISQISGGWRHTMALTSEGKLYGWGWNKFGQVGVGNNDDHCSPVQVHFPEEQKISQVACGWRHTLALSEKKNVFSWGRGTSGQLGNGEIVDRNTPVLIDALSPDGSGCKKLESSAAAPFTAKVWVSPSERYAIVPDENVPKSGEGTVRGNGADANVPENDVKRMRVQS